Proteins encoded within one genomic window of Spiroplasma endosymbiont of Agriotes lineatus:
- a CDS encoding NTP transferase domain-containing protein, which yields MIKRAIIFASGVGRRLKLNHQHKSLLNTNGEILIEKIISNLLVAKVNEIIVITGYRY from the coding sequence ATGATTAAACGAGCGATTATTTTTGCATCTGGAGTTGGCAGAAGATTAAAATTAAATCATCAGCATAAATCATTATTAAATACTAATGGTGAAATTTTAATTGAAAAAATAATAAGTAATTTATTAGTGGCTAAAGTTAATGAAATTATTGTTATTACTGGTTATCGTTATTAA